Genomic window (Tamandua tetradactyla isolate mTamTet1 chromosome 3, mTamTet1.pri, whole genome shotgun sequence):
TCATGGGGAGTTCTCTGAGGGCCTTCATTTTTGCTACTTGCTCatggcctgtcctacagattttggacttttgcttCCCGTGGTTGTGTGAAACtcttttgtaaatctcatatttatgaatatctcctgttggttctgtttccctgagaactctaactaatacagtgagCAACATTgttaaagtactaaaagaaaacaatgtcaACTTAGAATTCTACACTCAGCAAAAATACCTATAtctgaaaattaaatacttatttatatatCCAAAGCTGAAGGAATTAATTGCTGACAAATTTTGCATtgagtaaaatatttaatgtcttccaagtagaagaaaaatgatagtatagggaaaaaaatctggATCTACACAGAGGAATGAAGAGTACTGGAAATGGTTACTGCATGGGTatatataaaaacttttttttattatctaaatctctttaaaagataattgattatttaaataaagaacaataaaaatgtttaatagaGTTTGTTACAGATGTAGAAGTAAAATGTCTGACAACAATAGCACAAAGCTGGAGAGATGAGAAGTAGAAGTATACTGTTGGAACATTTAATTATTATATGCAAAGTAGTGTAATATCACTTGGAGATACTGTGTGATAAGTTAAATATGCATACTTTAAATCCTGAAGTAACCACATCCATTAAATCACAAAAATATGAGAAATGGTTATAAATAATAAGCCAACTGAGGAGTAAAGTAGAATAAAAACCAATtcatcccaaagaaataaaaaaaaaaacaacagagaaaaacaagaaaatacaaaGCAAGGTGATAGATTTAAACCTAACTATATCAATAATCACATGAAATCTGATTGGTCTAAATaccccaattaaaaggcagagattgtcagattgGATACAAAAGTTAGACCCAATTATATGCTTCCTACAAGAAATCTGTATTAAAcataaaatacacacaaaaatggaaaaagatgcaTCATGCtaatactaatcaaaagaaaactagaaTCGTGACTGGCATGATGAATTCTCGAGTGTTGCACGGAGGCCTGAGTGTTGCACTAGAGCTCAGTCACTGCATTGTTTGCAGGTGCGATGGCACTTCTTTGGGGTATGTGGGGCTTGTTGGGTTCCCTGGGAAAGTTGGGAGCAGAGCTCTGCTTGGGTAATGGAAATCGATTACACTTTTCTCTCAGTCTTGCGTGTACACCGAGATGGTTTTCATCCACCATGGGTAGTTATCCAAAGAAGCCTTTGAGTTCATATGTTCGCTTTTCTAAAGAACAGCTACCCATATTTAAAGCTCAGAACACTGATTCAAAAAATTCagaactaattaagaaaattgcCCAGCTATGGAGGGAACGTCttgattcagagaaaaaaaaatatgaagatgcTTACAGGGCAGACTGGCAGGCATACAAAGAAGAGATAAACAGGATTCAAGAACAGCTAATTCCAAATCAGATCAtatctttagaaaaagaaatcatgcataaacgtttaaaaaagaaagcattaattaaaaagagagagttaACAATGCTTGGAAAACCAAAAAGACCTCAATCCGCTTATGACATTTTTATATCTGAAAGCTTCCAAGAAAGTAAGGAAGGTTCATCACAGGCAAAGCTGAAGACTGTaaatgaaaacttgaaaaatcTATCTGGATCTCAAAAACAAGTATATATTCAGCTTGCTAAAGATGATAAAATTCATTATGATAATGAGATGAACTCGTGAGAAGAACAAATGGTTGAACTTGGACGAAATGATCTTATATGTCACGGAATGAAGTACCAAACAAAGATAACAATGAGACTTGTTAAAATATAAGATTGAGTTCATAATGGATAGGTTCAAGAAACCAATTAGGTCTCAATACCTGAAACTTGTGAAATTGTAAAGGATAAAGttggaaacattttttattttatccttttttctttatcccACAGACTTCTGCCAATTTAATATATTATGTATTAGTATCTTGCTTTAGAAAACCCAAGCAGATATAAGTTCAgtctaaattattttgtttaggaACTACTGAGGATCAGATAATTGTATGCAAATATAGCAATgaatcattttatcctttgataAAGGTAAATTAGACTGTGAACTTTTTTTAGACTGCTTGACAACTATGAAAAGTTTATTCTTGTTTCCTTATATTGTGGAGGTAGGAGTTTGCTTTTCGGAATTGTCCCATATTGTAGAAGCCAGTGTTGTATAatataattgtgtattttttaaaaagcagccagAACTTATGTATACAATTCCTAAAAGGAACTGAGAGATTTATTAACTTTTCcctctttgccttttcttt
Coding sequences:
- the LOC143676419 gene encoding transcription factor A, mitochondrial-like isoform X1; this encodes MALLWGMWGLLGSLGKLGAELCLGNGNRLHFSLSLACTPRWFSSTMGSYPKKPLSSYVRFSKEQLPIFKAQNTDSKNSELIKKIAQLWRERLDSEKKKYEDAYRADWQAYKEEINRIQEQLIPNQIISLEKEIMHKRLKKKALIKKRELTMLGKPKRPQSAYDIFISESFQESKEGSSQAKLKTVNENLKNLSGSQKQVYIQLAKDDKIHYDNEMNS
- the LOC143676419 gene encoding transcription factor A, mitochondrial-like isoform X2, which codes for MALLWGMWGLLGSLGKLGAELCLGNGNRLHFSLSLACTPRWFSSTMGSYPKKPLSSYVRFSKEQLPIFKAQNTDSKNSELIKKIAQLWRERLDSEKKKYEDAYRADWQAYKEEINRIQEQLIPNQIISLEKEIMHKRLKKKALIKKREKLKTVNENLKNLSGSQKQVYIQLAKDDKIHYDNEMNS